In the genome of Rhodamnia argentea isolate NSW1041297 chromosome 3, ASM2092103v1, whole genome shotgun sequence, one region contains:
- the LOC115731609 gene encoding beta-amyrin 6-beta-monooxygenase-like isoform X4: MDFYTQLFLYLSILYISLYLLFLVFRKKSSVPNLPPGKKGWPIIGESPAFVGAAKNGCPEKFINDRTAKYSPDVFRTSLLGEDMAVFCGATGNKFLFSGQNKYITTWWPTSMKKVTIFPETMEKFNKDDPKKMRSFLPEFLKPEALQFYIPIMDSMTREHMESDWSPYKEVKVFPLTKNYTFALACRLFMNIKDPNVVSKFADPFARIAPGFTSVPINVPGTPFNRAVEGGKVIRQELLNIIRQRKQEISEGKDANARDLLSRLLTEADDDGSVYYEMDVSNKIIGLLIASHDTTSTSITVIVNYLASLPHIYEKVYKEQMEIAKSKAPGELLNWDDIQKMKYSWNVACESMRLTPPAQGSFREAITDFTFAGYTIPKGWKTFWTVYTTHKNPKYFPDPEKFDPSRFEGNGPAPFTYVPFGGGPRMCPGKEYARLEILVFIHNLVTKFKLEKAIPDEKIIYNPSPVPANGLLIHLQPLN; the protein is encoded by the exons atggatttCTATACCCAGCTGTTTCTTTACCTCTCCATCCTTTACATCTCTCTTTACCTTCTCTTCCTCGTCTTCCGAAAGAAATCCTCCGTCCCTAACCTGCCACCTGGCAAAAAGGGATGGCCCATCATCGGCGAGTCCCCCGCTTTCGTAGGCGCAGCGAAGAACGGCTGCCCCGAGAAGTTCATAAACGACCGCACAGCCAAGTACTCGCCAGATGTCTTCCGTACCTCATTGCTCGGGGAGGACATGGCCGTCTTCTGCGGCGCCACCGGCAACAAGTTCTTGTTCTCTGGCCAGAACAAGTACATCACCACCTGGTGGCCCACCTCCATGAAGAAGGTCACCATCTTCCCGGAAACCATGGAGAAGTTCAACAAGGATGACCCCAAGAAAATGCGCAGCTTCTTGCCAGAATTTCTAAAACCCGAGGCTCTCCAATTTTACATACCTATCATGGACTCCATGACTAGGGAACACATGGAGAGTGACTGGTCTCCTTACAAGGAAGTGAAGGTGTTTCCTTTGACAAAGAACTATACCTTCGCTTTGGCATGTCGCTTGTTCATGAACATCAAGGATCCGAACGTCGTGTCGAAATTCGCCGACCCATTTGCCCGTATTGCTCCGGGATTCACTTCGGTGCCGATCAATGTTCCTGGCACGCCATTCAACAGAGCAGTTGAAGGAGGAAAAGTAATAAGGCAAGAGCTTCTCAACATTATAAGACAAAGGAAGCAGGAGATTTCGGAGGGCAAAGATGCAAACGCGAGGGACTTGTTGTCTCGATTGCTAACCGAAGCAGATGACGACGGTAGTgtttattacgaaatggatgtGTCCAACAAGATTATTGGACTGCTCATTGCAAGTCATGACACAACCAGTACGTCTATCACTGTAATAGTGAACTATCTCGCTTCGTTGCCCCACATCTACGAGAAAGTTTACAAAG AGCAAATGGAGATTGCAAAGTCTAAAGCCCCGGGTGAATTACTGAATTGGGATGATATTCAGAAGATGAAGTATTCTTGGAACGTGGCTTGTGAGTCAATGAGGCTAACTCCACCTGCACAAGGGTCATTCAGAGAGGCAATTACTGACTTTACTTTTGCCGGTTACACAATTCCAAAGGGATGGAAG ACATTTTGGACGGTTTATACGACTCACAAAAACCCCAAGTACTTCCCTGATCCCGAGAAATTTGATCCCTCGAGATTCGAAGGTAATGGACCTGCACCTTTCACCTACGTGCCCTTTGGAGGCGGACCTCGCATGTGCCCTGGAAAAGAGTATGCACGGCTCGAAATACTCGTTTTCATCCACAATCTCGTGACCAAATTCAAACTCGAGAAGGCCATTCCGGATGAGAAGATCATCTACAATCCCTCGCCTGTACCGGCCAATGGCCTTCTTATTCACCTCCAACCCCTTAACTAA
- the LOC115733102 gene encoding beta-amyrin 6-beta-monooxygenase-like isoform X3, with product MDFYTQLFLYVSILYISLYLLFLVFRKKSSVPNLPPGKKGWPIIGESPAFVGAAKSGCPEKFINDRTAKYSPDVFRTSLLGEDMAVFCGAAGNKFLFSGQNKYITTWWPTSMKKVAIFPETMEKFNKDDPKKMRSFLPEFLKPEALQCYIPIMDSMTREHMESDWSPYKEVKVFPLTKNYTFALACRLFMNIKDPKVVSKFADPFARIAPGFTSVPINVPGTPFNKAVEGGKVIRQELLNIIRQRKQEISEGKDANARDLLTRLLTEADDDGSVYYEMDTSNKIIGLLIASHDTTSTSITVIVNYLASLPHIYEKVYKEQMEIAKSKAPGELLNWDDIQKMKYSWNVACESMRLTPPAQGSFREAITDFTFAGYTIPKGWKTFWTVYTTHKNPKYFPNPEQFDPSRFEGNGPAPFTYVPFGGGPRMCPGKEYARLEILIFMHNLVTKFKLQKVDQDEKIIYNPSPVPSNGLLIRLQPLN from the exons atggatttCTATACCCAGCTGTTTCTTTACGTCTCCATCCTCTACATTTCTCTTTACCTTCTCTTCCTCGTCTTCCGAAAGAAATCCTCCGTCCCTAACCTGCCGCCTGGCAAAAAGGGATGGCCCATCATCGGCGAGTCCCCCGCTTTCGTAGGCGCAGCGAAGAGCGGCTGCCCCGAAAAGTTCATAAACGACCGCACGGCCAAGTACTCGCCAGATGTCTTCCGTACCTCGCTGCTCGGGGAAGACATGGCCGTCTTCTGTGGCGCTGCCGGCAACAAGTTCTTGTTCTCTGGCCAGAACAAGTACATCACCACCTGGTGGCCCACCTCCATGAAGAAGGTCGCCATCTTCCCGGAAACCATGGAGAAGTTCAACAAGGATGACCCCAAGAAAATGCGCAGCTTCTTGCCGGAATTCCTAAAGCCAGAGGCTCTCCAATGTTACATACCTATCATGGACTCCATGACTAGGGAGCACATGGAGAGTGACTGGTCTCCTTATAAGGAAGTGAAGGTGTTTCCTTTGACAAAGAACTACACCTTCGCCTTGGCGTGCCGTCTGTTCATGAATATTAAGGACCCTAAGGTCGTGTCGAAATTCGCCGACCCATTTGCTCGTATTGCTCCGGGATTCACTTCGGTGCCTATCAATGTTCCTGGCACGCCATTCAACAAAGCAGTTGAAGGAGGAAAAGTCATAAGGCAAGAGCTTCTCAACATTATCAGACAAAGGAAGCAGGAGATTTCGGAGGGCAAAGATGCGAATGCGAGGGACTTGTTGACTCGATTGCTTACCGAAGCAGATGATGACGGTAGTGTTTATTACGAAATGGACACATCCaacaaaatcattggattgctCATTGCAAGCCATGACACCACCAGTACATCTATCACCGTAATAGTGAACTATCTAGCTTCGTTGCCCCACATCTATGAGAAAGTTTACAAAG AGCAAATGGAGATTGCAAAGTCTAAAGCCCCGGGTGAATTACTAAACTGGGATGATATCCAGAAGATGAAGTATTCATGGAACGTGGCTTGTGAGTCAATGAGGCTAACTCCACCTGCACAGGGGTCATTCAGGGAGGCCATCACCGATTTCACTTTTGCTGGTTACACAATTCCAAAGGGATGGAAG ACATTTTGGACGGTGTATACAACTCACAAGAACCCCAAGTACTTCCCTAATCCTGAACAATTCGACCCCTCGAGATTCGAAGGAAATGGACCCGCACCTTTCACCTATGTTCCCTTCGGAGGTGGACCTCGCATGTGCCCTGGAAAAGAGTATGCTCGGCTCGAAATACTCATTTTCATGCACAATCTCGTGACAAAATTCAAGCTCCAGAAGGTCGATCAGGATGAAAAGATCATCTACAATCCCTCGCCGGTCCCTTCCAACGGTCTTCTTATACGTCTCCAACCCCTTAACTAA
- the LOC115733102 gene encoding beta-amyrin 6-beta-monooxygenase-like isoform X2, translated as MDFYTQLFLYLSILYISLYLLFLVFRKKSSVPNLPPGKKGWPIIGESPAFVGAAKSGCPEKFINDRTAKYSPDVFRTSLLGEDMAVFCGAAGNKFLFSGQNKYITTWWPTSMKKVAIFPETMEKFNKDDPKKMRSFLPEFLKPEALQCYIPIMDSMTREHMESDWSPYKEVKVFPLTKNYTFALACRLFMNIKDPKVVSKFADPFARIAPGFTSVPMNVPGTPFNRAVEGGKVIRQELLNIIRQRKQEISEGKDANARDLLTRLLTEADDDGSVYYEMDTSNKIIGLLIASHDTTSTSITVIVNYLASLPHIYDKVYKEQMEIAKSKAPGELLNWDDIQKMKYSWNVACESMRLTPPAQGSFREAITDFTFAGYTIPKGWKTFWTVYTTHKNPKYFPNPEQFDPSRFEGNGPAPFTYVPFGGGPRMCPGKEYARLEILIFMHNLVTKFKLQKVDQDEKIIYNPSPVPSNGLLIRLQPLN; from the exons atggatttCTATACGCAGCTGTTTCTTTACCTCTCCATCCTCTACATCTCTCTTTACCTTCTCTTCCTCGTCTTCCGAAAGAAATCCTCCGTCCCTAACCTGCCTCCTGGCAAAAAGGGATGGCCCATCATCGGTGAGTCCCCCGCTTTCGTAGGCGCAGCGAAGAGCGGCTGCCCCGAAAAGTTCATAAACGACCGCACGGCCAAGTACTCGCCAGATGTCTTCCGTACCTCGCTGCTCGGGGAAGACATGGCTGTCTTCTGCGGCGCTGCCGGCAACAAGTTCTTGTTCTCTGGCCAGAACAAGTACATCACCACCTGGTGGCCCACCTCCATGAAGAAGGTCGCCATCTTCCCGGAAACCATGGAGAAGTTCAACAAGGATGACCCCAAGAAAATGCGCAGCTTCTTGCCGGAATTCCTAAAGCCAGAGGCTCTCCAATGTTACATACCTATCATGGACTCCATGACTAGGGAGCACATGGAGAGTGACTGGTCTCCTTATAAGGAAGTGAAGGTGTTTCCTTTGACAAAGAACTATACCTTCGCCTTGGCGTGCCGTTTGTTCATGAATATTAAGGACCCTAAGGTCGTGTCGAAATTCGCCGACCCATTTGCTCGTATTGCTCCGGGATTCACTTCGGTGCCAATGAATGTTCCTGGCACGCCATTCAACAGAGCAGTTGAAGGAGGAAAAGTCATAAGGCAAGAGCTTCTCAACATTATCAGACAAAGGAAGCAGGAGATTTCGGAGGGGAAAGATGCGAACGCGAGGGACTTGTTGACTCGATTGCTTACCGAAGCAGATGATGACGGTAGTGTTTATTACGAAATGGACACATCCaacaaaatcattggattgctCATTGCAAGCCATGACACCACCAGTACATCTATCACCGTAATAGTGAACTATCTCGCTTCGTTGCCCCACATCTATGATAAAGTTTACAAAG AGCAAATGGAGATTGCAAAGTCTAAAGCCCCGGGTGAATTACTAAACTGGGATGATATCCAGAAGATGAAGTATTCATGGAACGTGGCTTGTGAGTCAATGAGGCTAACTCCACCTGCACAGGGGTCATTCAGGGAGGCCATCACCGATTTCACTTTTGCTGGTTACACAATTCCAAAGGGATGGAAG ACATTTTGGACGGTGTATACAACTCACAAGAACCCCAAGTACTTCCCTAATCCTGAACAATTCGACCCCTCGAGATTCGAAGGAAATGGACCCGCACCTTTCACCTATGTTCCCTTCGGAGGTGGACCTCGCATGTGCCCTGGAAAAGAGTATGCTCGGCTCGAAATACTCATTTTCATGCACAATCTCGTGACAAAATTCAAGCTCCAGAAGGTCGATCAGGATGAAAAGATCATCTACAATCCCTCGCCGGTCCCTTCCAACGGTCTTCTTATACGTCTCCAACCCCTTAACTAA
- the LOC115733102 gene encoding beta-amyrin 6-beta-monooxygenase-like isoform X1, with product MDFYTQLFLYVSILYISLYLLFLVFRKKSSVPNLPPGKKGWPIIGESPAFVGAAKSGCPEKFINDRTAKYSPDVFRTSLLGEDMAVFCGAAGNKFLFSGQNKYITTWWPTSMKKVAIFPETMEKFNKDDPKKMRSFLPEFLKPEALQCYIPIMDSMTREHMESDWSPYKEVKVFPLTKNYTFALACRLFMNIKDPKVVSKFADPFARIAPGFTSVPINVPGTPFNKAVEGGKVIRQELLNIIRQRKQEISEGKDANARDLLTRLLTEADDDGSVYYEMDTSNKIIGLLIASHDTTSTSITVIVNYLASLPHIYEKVYKEQMEIAKSKTPGELLNWDDIQKMKYSWNVACESMRLTPPAQGSFREAITDFTFAGYTIPKGWKTFWTVYTTHKNPKYFPNPEKFDPSRFEGNGPAPFTYVPFGGGPRMCPGKEYARLEILIFMHNLVTKFKLEKVNRDEKIIYNPSPVPSNGLLIRLQPLN from the exons atggatttCTATACCCAGCTGTTTCTTTACGTCTCCATCCTCTACATTTCTCTTTACCTTCTCTTCCTCGTCTTCCGAAAGAAATCCTCCGTCCCTAACCTGCCGCCTGGCAAAAAGGGATGGCCCATCATCGGCGAGTCCCCCGCTTTCGTAGGCGCAGCGAAGAGCGGCTGCCCCGAAAAGTTCATAAACGACCGCACGGCCAAGTACTCGCCAGATGTCTTCCGTACCTCGCTGCTCGGGGAAGACATGGCCGTCTTCTGTGGCGCTGCCGGCAACAAGTTCTTGTTCTCTGGCCAGAACAAGTACATCACCACCTGGTGGCCCACCTCCATGAAGAAGGTCGCCATCTTCCCGGAAACCATGGAGAAGTTCAACAAGGATGACCCCAAGAAAATGCGCAGCTTCTTGCCGGAATTCCTAAAGCCAGAGGCTCTCCAATGTTACATACCTATCATGGACTCCATGACTAGGGAGCACATGGAGAGTGACTGGTCTCCTTATAAGGAAGTGAAGGTGTTTCCTTTGACAAAGAACTACACCTTCGCCTTGGCGTGCCGTCTGTTCATGAATATTAAGGACCCTAAGGTCGTGTCGAAATTCGCCGACCCATTTGCTCGTATTGCTCCGGGATTCACTTCGGTGCCTATCAATGTTCCTGGCACGCCATTCAACAAAGCAGTTGAAGGAGGAAAAGTCATAAGGCAAGAGCTTCTCAACATTATCAGACAAAGGAAGCAGGAGATTTCGGAGGGCAAAGATGCGAATGCGAGGGACTTGTTGACTCGATTGCTTACCGAAGCAGATGATGACGGTAGTGTTTATTACGAAATGGACACATCCaacaaaatcattggattgctCATTGCAAGCCATGACACCACCAGTACATCTATCACCGTAATAGTGAACTATCTAGCTTCGTTGCCCCACATCTATGAGAAAGTTTACAAAG AGCAAATGGAGATTGCAAAGTCTAAAACCCCGGGTGAATTACTAAACTGGGATGATATTCAGAAGATGAAGTATTCATGGAACGTGGCTTGTGAGTCAATGAGGCTAACTCCACCTGCACAGGGATCATTCAGGGAGGCTATCACCGATTTCACTTTTGCTGGTTACACAATTCCAAAGGGATGGAAG ACATTTTGGACGGTGTATACAACTCACAAGAACCCCAAGTACTTCCCCAATCCTGAAAAGTTCGACCCCTCAAGATTCGAAGGAAATGGACCTGCACCTTTCACCTATGTTCCCTTTGGAGGTGGACCTCGCATGTGCCCCGGAAAAGAGTATGCTCGGCTCGAAATACTCATTTTCATGCACAATCTCGTGACGAAATTCAAGCTCGAGAAGGTCAATCGGGATGAAAAGATCATCTACAATCCCTCGCCGGTCCCTTCCAACGGTCTTCTTATTCGCCTCCAACCCCTTAACTAG